A genomic window from Pecten maximus chromosome 4, xPecMax1.1, whole genome shotgun sequence includes:
- the LOC117325753 gene encoding methylthioribose-1-phosphate isomerase-like, with protein MTLEAIRYSKGKLSILDQLLLPTQTQYINVNNTNDGWQAIKKMQVRGAPAIAIVGCLSLAVEMLKTDITSSEELGNFICERLDYLVTARPTAVNMGSSAKHFKQRVTTLLKDRDLKVEDFKMIIVEEIEKMLESDRSDNVALAKYGAGDIMERCTHNKARVLTHCNTGSLATAGYGTALGVIRALHEDGNLDHAYCTETRPYNQGARLTAYELVYEKIPATLICDSMAAMLMERKKISAVVVGADRVVANGDTANKIGTYQLAINAKYHNVLFYVACPTTSYDASKSTGADIIIEERPAEELTKIQNIPIAAPGINCWNPAFDVTPAELITGGIITEHGVFKPSELKHKLKPFITKGGL; from the exons ATGACGCTTGAAGCCATCAGATACTCTAAGGGGAAACTTAGCATTCTAGACCAACTGCTCCTCCCTACGCAGACACagtatatcaatgtaaacaaCACCAACGATGGATGGCAAGCAATAAAGAAGATGCAG GTACGAGGAGCACCAGCAATAGCCATTGTTGGTTGTCTGAGTCTGGCTGTTGAAATGTTGAAAACAGACATCACCTCATCAGAGGAGCTGGGAAACTTCATCTGTGAGAGACTGGATTATCTTGTAACTGCCAGACCAACAGCTGTTAACATGGGTTCCTCTGCTAAACATTTCAAACAGAGAGTTACAACATTGTTAAAAGACAGAGACCTAAAGGTTGAAGACTTTAAAATGAT AATTGTTGAGGAAATTGAAAAAATGCTTGAATCTGATCGTAGTGACAACGTTGCCCTAGCAAAGTATGGTGCAGGCGACATCATGGAGCGATGCACACATAATAAGGCCCGTGTCCTTACACACTGCAACACTGGCTCCTTAGCAACAGCAGGATATGGCACAGCTCTAG GTGTTATTCGAGCCCTCCATGAGGATGGCAATCTAGATCATGCTTATTGCACAGAGACTCGACCCTACAACCAGGGTGCTCGACTTACTGCTTACGAACTTGTGTATGAAAAAATACCAGCAACTCTTATTTGTGATAGCATGGCAGCCATGCTAATGGAGCGTAAGAAGATCTCTGCAGTGGTTGTGGGAGCAGACCGGGTGGTAGCTAATGGGGACACAGCCAACAAGATTGGTACCTACCAGCTCGCCATCAATGCCAAATATCACAATGTGTTGTTCTATGTTGCCTGTCCGACCACATCGTATGATGCCAGTAAATCAACTGGAGCAGATATTATCATTGAAGAACGACCAGCTGAGGAGCTTACAAAAATCCAAAACATACCTATAGCAGCTCCAG GAATTAACTGCTGGAACCCTGCTTTTGATGTCACACCAGCAGAGCTCATCACAGGTGGAATCATCACAGAACACGGAGTCTTTAAACCGTCTGAACTCAAACACAAACTTAAACCATTCATAACCAAAGGAGGcctttaa